In one Mesorhizobium australicum genomic region, the following are encoded:
- the gspM gene encoding type II secretion system protein GspM, which translates to MDSLTRILNAGPRTRRLAAVGLLVGCVAGAGLLTMAAVSSVYASRDAVREQRETLGRLRAVLALKPMMEESAKAAIAADDRPEFLTGASDAVIQADLQTWLDGVARQNGVSITSVGNAPALQQKGMRFAGLRADITGPNEGIQGTIFAIEAAKPYLIIRQAQLHSTLDSQGLGDGPTQLVLRVQFYGALPPVAAPAPQAAAPAAGATQ; encoded by the coding sequence ATGGATAGCCTGACGCGCATCCTCAACGCCGGGCCTCGCACCCGCCGCCTTGCCGCCGTCGGCCTGCTGGTCGGTTGCGTCGCAGGCGCCGGCCTGTTGACGATGGCCGCGGTCTCCTCGGTCTATGCCAGCCGCGACGCGGTCCGCGAGCAGCGCGAGACGCTCGGCCGCCTGCGTGCGGTGCTGGCGCTGAAGCCGATGATGGAAGAGTCCGCCAAGGCCGCGATCGCCGCGGACGACAGGCCGGAATTCCTTACGGGTGCCAGCGACGCGGTCATCCAGGCCGATCTCCAGACCTGGCTCGACGGCGTCGCGCGGCAGAACGGCGTCTCCATCACCTCCGTCGGCAACGCGCCGGCATTGCAGCAGAAGGGCATGCGCTTCGCCGGCCTGCGCGCCGACATCACCGGTCCGAACGAAGGCATTCAAGGCACGATCTTCGCGATCGAGGCGGCCAAGCCCTATCTGATCATCCGCCAGGCCCAGCTCCATTCGACGCTGGATTCGCAAGGGTTGGGCGACGGCCCGACCCAGCTTGTGCTGCGGGTGCAGTTCTACGGCGCGCTGCCGCCAGTCGCCGCGCCCGCGCCGCAGGCCGCCGCTCCCGCCGCGGGGGCGACGCAATGA
- a CDS encoding PilN domain-containing protein, which produces MSWWPDELGRAFGSRFRPQAPAIGATVRLVRAGAEISVDGTEPHLAAEPSQIAPLLDQLAGGRGRKPAVGIVIEPERYLKRSLAAIRLPRVRKMAMAQLDLQSATPFNPDDFFVLATRFDERVTDSSYYTVRKSALVPVVEGLRSGGWRVASILLSDGGELYPVDATSLREVVGVSAATRLGERAVSIGLATAAAGLVALVGAAHWRYSVAGAEVAEQVEAAESQVRELRAVLAARDAKIAQIGVVRDEKKDTVPVVRVIEEMSRAIPDNTWLTEISVSGDMVRFAGFSASAAALIPILEASPLFSAPTFMEPVVRVVNQEGERFSIAMKIENGDG; this is translated from the coding sequence ATGAGCTGGTGGCCGGACGAGCTCGGCCGGGCCTTCGGATCGCGCTTCCGTCCGCAGGCGCCCGCCATAGGCGCCACCGTGCGGCTCGTTAGGGCGGGCGCCGAGATCTCCGTCGACGGGACGGAGCCCCACCTCGCCGCCGAGCCGTCGCAGATCGCCCCCCTCCTCGACCAGCTTGCCGGCGGCCGCGGCCGCAAGCCCGCGGTCGGCATCGTCATCGAGCCGGAGCGCTACCTGAAGCGCAGCCTGGCGGCGATCCGCCTGCCGCGCGTGCGCAAGATGGCGATGGCGCAGCTCGACCTTCAGTCCGCCACGCCGTTCAACCCCGACGACTTCTTCGTGCTGGCGACACGGTTCGACGAGCGCGTCACCGACAGTTCCTATTACACGGTGCGCAAGTCCGCCCTTGTGCCCGTGGTCGAGGGCCTGCGCTCGGGCGGCTGGCGTGTCGCCTCGATCTTGCTCTCCGACGGCGGTGAGCTCTATCCGGTGGATGCGACGAGCCTGCGGGAGGTGGTGGGCGTGTCCGCCGCCACCAGGCTCGGCGAGCGGGCCGTCTCGATCGGCCTCGCCACCGCGGCCGCCGGCCTCGTCGCTCTCGTCGGCGCGGCCCACTGGCGCTATTCGGTAGCCGGCGCGGAGGTCGCGGAGCAGGTGGAAGCGGCCGAGAGCCAGGTTCGCGAACTGCGTGCCGTGCTCGCCGCCCGCGACGCCAAGATCGCCCAGATCGGCGTCGTCCGCGACGAGAAGAAGGACACCGTGCCGGTCGTGCGCGTCATCGAGGAGATGTCGCGGGCGATCCCCGACAACACCTGGCTGACCGAGATCAGCGTCAGTGGCGACATGGTGCGCTTCGCCGGCTTCTCGGCATCCGCGGCCGCGCTCATCCCGATCCTGGAGGCCTCGCCGCTGTTCAGCGCGCCGACCTTCATGGAGCCGGTCGTGCGCGTCGTGAACCAGGAGGGCGAGCGCTTCTCCATCGCCATGAAGATCGAGAACGGCGATGGATAG
- the gspD gene encoding type II secretion system secretin GspD: MYRVLALVILVVMLASCASNSKNDVFSSVLTNLDDNGRPLPPENSGVSRRLTGSDADNFNGVSAGGSGQFVSGRAPYTAETSSSGQTEYRLNLVDAPIAAAVKNVLGDILGLNYTIDPRVRGSITLQTSAPVNRNTLVDILETTLAANGFAIVKGSGTYNIVPLSEALAKTPSVSVPSTVSRTPGLKIQVVELQYISAEEMRVILAPISREGSILRVDNARNYIMIAGTNPDLAAMREAIQVFDVDWMKGMSVALHPLKTSRPDAVAKELETIFRAQEGPGTNLIKFVPNERLNSVLVITSRPQYLARAEGWIRQLDRLASTSEEQLFVYQIQNRSAEEMAKVLQSVLSKQSGDPLESTPSVSPDLQTELIASEPANPTSPGGGSSPSSQSGVPSVVADTENNALLISTTARNYERIERILRQIDVLPTQVLLEAIIAEVTLTDELKFGVRWFFENGDFSIGFSDLESGGTGKSFPGLGWSFASTNLEVTLNALSSVTNVKVISSPTLMALNNQKATLQIGDQVPIATRTSTSVDNPDAPIVSTITLKDTGIILNVTPRVNTSGRVLLDIEQEASSVVRTTTSGIDSPTIQQRKVETRVAVNDGEALIIGGLIQERNSKAKGQVPILGDIPVLGNAFKNKTDTIERTELVIFIRPKVVRNVQEARSVNDEFRKRLDFGASETPGNRIKRDLKRLQ; this comes from the coding sequence ATGTATCGAGTGCTCGCCCTCGTGATTCTGGTCGTAATGCTGGCCAGTTGCGCGTCGAACTCCAAGAACGACGTATTCTCCTCGGTACTAACCAATCTGGACGATAATGGCCGTCCGCTACCGCCGGAGAACTCCGGCGTGTCGCGCCGGCTGACGGGCAGCGACGCGGACAACTTCAACGGGGTGAGCGCCGGCGGCAGTGGCCAGTTCGTCTCGGGCCGCGCTCCTTATACCGCCGAGACCAGCAGTTCCGGACAGACCGAGTATCGCCTTAACCTGGTCGATGCACCCATCGCGGCGGCGGTCAAGAACGTGCTCGGCGACATTCTCGGCCTCAACTACACGATCGACCCGCGCGTCCGCGGCTCGATCACGCTGCAGACCAGCGCGCCGGTCAACCGCAACACGCTGGTCGACATCCTCGAGACGACGCTGGCGGCGAACGGTTTCGCGATCGTCAAGGGCTCCGGCACCTACAACATCGTGCCGCTGTCGGAAGCGCTGGCCAAGACGCCGTCGGTGAGCGTGCCCTCGACCGTCAGCCGCACGCCAGGTCTCAAGATCCAGGTCGTCGAGCTGCAATACATCTCGGCCGAGGAAATGCGCGTCATCCTCGCACCGATCAGCCGCGAAGGCTCGATCCTGCGCGTCGACAATGCGCGCAACTACATCATGATCGCCGGCACGAACCCCGACCTCGCCGCGATGCGCGAGGCGATCCAGGTCTTCGACGTGGACTGGATGAAGGGCATGTCGGTCGCGCTCCACCCGCTCAAGACCTCGCGCCCCGACGCCGTGGCGAAGGAACTCGAGACGATCTTCCGCGCACAGGAAGGCCCCGGCACCAACCTTATCAAGTTCGTGCCCAACGAGCGGCTGAACTCGGTTCTCGTGATCACGTCGCGGCCGCAATATCTCGCCCGCGCCGAAGGCTGGATCCGCCAGCTCGACCGGCTGGCGAGCACCAGCGAGGAACAGCTTTTCGTCTACCAGATCCAGAACCGTTCGGCCGAGGAGATGGCGAAGGTGCTGCAGTCGGTTCTGTCCAAGCAATCGGGCGACCCGCTGGAAAGCACGCCTTCGGTGTCGCCGGACCTGCAGACCGAACTGATAGCGAGCGAGCCCGCCAATCCGACGTCGCCGGGCGGGGGCTCGTCCCCTTCGAGCCAGTCGGGCGTCCCCTCCGTCGTCGCCGACACGGAGAACAATGCGCTGCTGATCTCCACGACCGCGCGCAACTATGAGCGCATCGAGCGCATCCTGCGCCAGATCGACGTGCTGCCGACCCAGGTGCTGCTGGAGGCGATCATCGCCGAGGTGACGCTGACCGACGAGCTGAAGTTCGGCGTGCGCTGGTTCTTCGAGAACGGCGATTTCAGCATCGGCTTTTCCGATCTGGAAAGCGGCGGCACCGGAAAGTCGTTCCCCGGCCTCGGGTGGAGCTTTGCCTCGACCAATCTCGAGGTCACGCTCAACGCCCTTTCGAGTGTAACCAACGTCAAGGTGATCTCGTCGCCGACTTTGATGGCGCTCAACAACCAGAAGGCGACGCTGCAGATCGGCGACCAGGTGCCGATCGCTACCCGTACCTCGACCAGCGTCGACAATCCGGATGCGCCGATCGTCAGCACCATCACGCTGAAGGACACGGGCATCATCCTGAACGTGACGCCGCGCGTGAACACATCGGGCCGCGTCCTGCTCGACATCGAACAGGAGGCGAGCAGCGTGGTGCGCACGACGACGTCGGGCATCGATTCGCCGACGATCCAGCAGCGCAAGGTCGAGACGCGCGTCGCCGTCAACGACGGCGAAGCGCTGATCATCGGCGGACTGATCCAGGAGCGGAACTCGAAGGCGAAAGGGCAGGTCCCGATCCTCGGTGACATCCCGGTGCTCGGCAATGCGTTCAAGAACAAGACGGACACGATCGAGCGCACGGAGCTGGTGATCTTCATCCGGCCGAAGGTCGTCCGCAACGTGCAGGAGGCCCGCTCCGTCAACGACGAATTCCGCAAGCGGCTGGATTTCGGCGCGAGCGAAACGCCCGGCAACCGCATCAAGCGCGACCTGAAGCGCCTGCAATAG
- a CDS encoding prepilin peptidase codes for MQGPDIAFGAALVLVLLAIAVVDFRSLMIPDALNGLLAVLGFGWAWRAAGAFPIWQIVFAAGLFALFWLMRAGFLSLRKVAGLGLGDVKMAGACALWFSPWNLPIFLFLTAISALLYVALTASVSGRLDRNARVPFGPFLGVGLFATWVAEQSGIATFIPDRGF; via the coding sequence ATGCAGGGTCCCGACATCGCGTTCGGCGCAGCACTTGTCCTTGTCCTCCTGGCGATCGCCGTGGTGGATTTCCGCAGTCTGATGATTCCCGACGCGCTGAACGGGCTGCTCGCCGTGCTGGGATTTGGCTGGGCGTGGCGTGCCGCGGGCGCCTTCCCGATCTGGCAGATCGTCTTTGCGGCGGGGCTTTTCGCCCTGTTCTGGCTGATGCGGGCGGGATTCCTCAGCCTGCGCAAAGTGGCGGGGCTCGGCCTCGGCGACGTCAAGATGGCCGGCGCCTGCGCCCTGTGGTTCAGTCCGTGGAACCTGCCGATCTTCCTTTTTTTGACCGCAATCTCCGCGCTCCTCTACGTCGCCTTGACGGCGAGTGTGAGCGGTCGGCTTGACAGGAACGCGAGAGTTCCGTTCGGTCCCTTCCTCGGAGTGGGGTTGTTTGCGACCTGGGTCGCGGAACAGTCCGGCATTGCGACGTTTATTCCTGACAGGGGGTTCTGA
- the gspG gene encoding type II secretion system major pseudopilin GspG → MIRGSYPWRQRQERRRASEGQDGFTLVELLVVLAIIALIAGLAAPQVLRYLGSARSDAAQAQIKNIESALELFYIDNLRRPTNEEGLAVLNEPTPELQARWNGPYLKNADSLKDPWGNPYIYRVTDTTVEIISYGRDGKAGGTGEDRDITNR, encoded by the coding sequence ATGATTCGAGGATCGTATCCGTGGCGCCAGCGGCAAGAGCGGCGGCGGGCGAGCGAAGGGCAGGACGGCTTCACGCTGGTCGAACTGCTGGTCGTCCTTGCGATCATCGCGCTGATCGCCGGCCTCGCCGCACCCCAGGTGCTGCGCTATCTCGGCTCGGCACGCTCGGACGCCGCCCAGGCGCAGATCAAGAACATAGAGAGCGCGCTGGAGCTGTTCTACATCGACAATCTGCGCCGGCCGACCAACGAGGAGGGCCTCGCCGTACTGAACGAGCCCACGCCCGAACTGCAGGCGCGCTGGAATGGCCCCTATCTCAAGAATGCGGATTCGCTGAAGGATCCGTGGGGCAATCCGTATATCTACCGCGTCACCGACACGACGGTGGAGATCATCTCCTACGGCCGTGACGGCAAGGCCGGCGGCACCGGCGAAGACCGCGACATCACCAACCGCTGA
- a CDS encoding ABC transporter permease gives MKFLRDAVGDFVSAFRMRRIWLALASEDISDQHRRTSLGPFWLLINYLIFVGTFVFIMGRDDGVPNYTAYVALGLLVWFYIMETMNSGVSLFVREEAFIKGTTLPLSLYVLRMTTQALMRAGYAALGCVVLLFLSGADLSWYWLWSAAAVVLIILVTPAAITIFAFLGAFFPDSQFIVQNLTRIGMFLTPVFWAHTAGNLFGVRGIFYYWNPFTYFLEIVRVPILAGNVPVRSFILCLGISLAAWLVALILYGRLRRQVVFVL, from the coding sequence ATGAAGTTCCTGAGAGACGCGGTCGGCGATTTCGTGTCGGCTTTCCGCATGCGCCGCATCTGGCTGGCGCTCGCCAGCGAGGATATTTCCGACCAGCACCGGCGCACCTCGCTCGGGCCGTTCTGGCTCCTCATCAACTATCTGATCTTCGTCGGCACCTTCGTCTTCATCATGGGGCGCGACGACGGCGTGCCGAACTACACCGCCTATGTCGCGCTCGGGCTGCTGGTGTGGTTCTACATCATGGAGACGATGAACTCCGGCGTGTCACTGTTCGTGCGCGAGGAGGCCTTCATCAAGGGCACCACGCTGCCGCTGTCGCTCTATGTGCTGCGCATGACGACGCAGGCGCTGATGCGCGCCGGCTATGCCGCGCTCGGCTGCGTGGTGCTTCTCTTCCTCAGCGGCGCCGATCTGAGCTGGTACTGGCTCTGGTCGGCGGCGGCGGTCGTCCTGATCATCCTCGTGACGCCGGCAGCGATCACCATCTTCGCCTTCCTTGGCGCCTTTTTCCCTGACAGCCAATTCATCGTCCAGAACCTGACGCGCATCGGCATGTTCCTCACGCCGGTCTTCTGGGCGCATACGGCGGGAAACCTGTTCGGCGTGCGCGGCATCTTCTACTACTGGAACCCCTTCACATACTTCCTCGAGATCGTGCGCGTGCCGATCCTGGCCGGCAATGTGCCGGTCCGCTCCTTCATCCTCTGCCTCGGCATCTCGCTGGCCGCCTGGCTGGTGGCGCTGATCCTCTACGGGCGGCTGCGCCGGCAGGTCGTGTTCGTGCTGTAG
- a CDS encoding ABC transporter ATP-binding protein, which translates to MVLIRADNLSLTYRLRRRLSLARNTMPLPHGGRIEGSGRVQHVRALDGVSFSLEAGDRLGLIGGNGAGKTTLLKILYGIFEPTGGVIERQGRADALFNINLGFRREATGRRNIVLRGLINGWNDEQIAERMEDIVAFSELGDFIDIPMKAYSQGMAARLAFSVATSLEPEILLMDEWIGAGDPEFQAKARRRMTEMAEKAGIIVLASHNHQLLRKICNKVLKLDHGKVVHFGLAEEYFSSEKDEP; encoded by the coding sequence ATGGTCCTGATCCGCGCCGACAATCTGAGCCTGACCTATCGGCTGCGGCGTCGCCTGTCGCTGGCGCGCAACACGATGCCCCTGCCGCATGGCGGCAGGATCGAGGGCAGCGGGCGCGTGCAGCATGTGCGCGCGCTTGACGGCGTCAGTTTCTCGCTGGAGGCGGGCGACCGGTTGGGGCTGATCGGCGGCAACGGCGCCGGCAAGACCACGCTGCTGAAAATCCTCTACGGAATCTTCGAGCCGACCGGCGGAGTGATCGAACGCCAGGGCAGGGCGGACGCGCTGTTCAACATCAATCTCGGTTTCCGCCGCGAGGCGACGGGCCGGCGCAACATCGTGCTGCGCGGCCTTATCAACGGCTGGAACGACGAACAGATCGCCGAGCGGATGGAGGACATCGTTGCCTTCTCCGAACTCGGCGATTTCATCGACATTCCGATGAAGGCCTACAGCCAGGGCATGGCGGCGCGGCTCGCCTTTTCGGTGGCGACGAGCCTCGAGCCGGAAATCCTGTTGATGGACGAGTGGATCGGGGCGGGCGATCCGGAATTCCAGGCCAAGGCGCGCCGACGCATGACGGAAATGGCCGAGAAGGCCGGCATCATCGTGCTCGCCAGCCACAACCACCAGCTTCTGCGCAAGATCTGCAACAAGGTGCTGAAGCTCGATCACGGCAAGGTGGTGCATTTCGGTCTCGCCGAGGAATATTTCTCGTCCGAGAAGGATGAACCATGA
- a CDS encoding NAD-dependent epimerase/dehydratase family protein, with protein sequence MIGVYGADGFIGRHLVRRLIERGLPVRAVSRRFDRDFADEVEDLADLVAADLSQPLAMASSLQDVSTVVQLMSSSSPGLKNDHAVADITENVVPHVEFLQNCLRAGVKRYIFLSSGGTVYGPGAPVPTPETAPTNPISSHGLTKLFVEKYIQMHGHVDGLEYIILRVANPFGPGQTFRKGQGLVPAIIERWQKGQPVRIFGDGAARRDYIFISDVIDAIEAAIAVRGTPRHILNIGSGETRSVNEVVEAIESAGGITMAREYVAARSTDVDVACLDISQARAVLGWAPRIPFTEAMALTVAQALDPSQRYAAK encoded by the coding sequence ATGATTGGTGTCTACGGCGCGGATGGCTTCATCGGCCGGCATCTGGTGCGCCGCCTGATCGAGCGGGGCCTGCCGGTGCGCGCCGTATCGCGACGCTTCGACCGTGACTTCGCCGACGAGGTTGAGGACCTGGCCGACCTCGTCGCGGCCGACCTCTCGCAGCCGCTTGCGATGGCCTCCTCGCTGCAGGACGTCTCGACGGTGGTCCAGCTCATGTCGAGCTCGAGCCCCGGCCTCAAGAACGACCACGCCGTCGCCGACATCACCGAGAACGTCGTGCCGCATGTGGAGTTCCTGCAGAACTGCCTGCGCGCGGGCGTGAAGCGCTACATCTTCCTCTCCTCCGGCGGCACGGTCTACGGCCCGGGGGCGCCGGTTCCCACGCCCGAGACCGCGCCGACGAATCCGATCAGCTCGCACGGGCTGACGAAACTGTTCGTCGAGAAATACATCCAGATGCACGGCCATGTGGACGGGCTCGAATATATCATCCTGCGGGTCGCCAATCCGTTCGGGCCGGGCCAGACCTTCCGCAAGGGCCAGGGCCTCGTGCCGGCCATCATCGAGCGCTGGCAGAAGGGCCAGCCGGTGCGTATCTTCGGCGACGGCGCGGCACGGCGCGACTACATCTTCATCTCCGACGTGATCGACGCGATCGAGGCCGCGATCGCCGTGCGCGGAACCCCGCGGCACATCCTCAACATCGGCAGCGGCGAGACGCGCTCGGTCAATGAGGTGGTCGAGGCGATCGAGTCCGCCGGCGGTATTACCATGGCGCGGGAATATGTGGCGGCGCGCTCGACCGACGTGGACGTCGCCTGTCTCGACATTTCCCAGGCTCGCGCTGTGCTCGGCTGGGCGCCGAGGATCCCATTCACGGAGGCCATGGCGCTGACCGTGGCGCAGGCGCTGGATCCGTCCCAGAGATACGCCGCGAAGTGA